In one Komagataeibacter sp. FNDCR2 genomic region, the following are encoded:
- the thpR gene encoding RNA 2',3'-cyclic phosphodiesterase, whose protein sequence is MRLFVGLEFPPSLQRVAGELRGSLPDVVWYPPDSYHLTLHFMGEITQRPVLEDIHHALAAIRAPHPGLRLTAPGLFESETRYGPDTLWIGLAADPVLVQLQHKIRATLNRILPTPARRGRRFVPHVTLGQSQRTDSDQRQRWLATPLPASEEEHVGHFTLFQSLRRADGPFYEPLEHYPLAP, encoded by the coding sequence ATGCGTCTTTTTGTCGGACTGGAATTTCCACCTTCCCTGCAGCGCGTGGCTGGTGAACTCAGGGGCAGCCTGCCTGATGTGGTATGGTACCCGCCGGATTCCTACCACCTCACGCTACATTTCATGGGGGAGATCACCCAGCGGCCGGTGCTGGAGGACATACACCATGCCCTGGCGGCAATTCGTGCGCCCCACCCCGGCCTGCGGCTGACCGCGCCCGGCCTGTTCGAGTCCGAAACGCGCTACGGACCGGACACGTTATGGATTGGCCTTGCCGCCGATCCTGTGCTTGTACAACTGCAACACAAGATCCGCGCGACCCTGAACAGGATCCTGCCTACCCCGGCCAGACGCGGGCGGCGCTTTGTGCCACATGTGACGCTCGGGCAGTCACAACGCACCGATTCCGACCAGCGGCAGCGCTGGCTGGCCACCCCCCTCCCCGCATCGGAGGAAGAGCATGTGGGGCATTTCACCCTGTTCCAGTCCCTGCGCCGCGCGGATGGACCTTTTTACGAACCGCTGGAACACTATCCGCTGGCTCCCTGA